The following are from one region of the Salvia hispanica cultivar TCC Black 2014 chromosome 1, UniMelb_Shisp_WGS_1.0, whole genome shotgun sequence genome:
- the LOC125205351 gene encoding mitochondrial import receptor subunit TOM9-2 isoform X1, whose translation MSSDAGILSRVSSSVSESPIVYKGKKAASDTAFVASKLLKSTGKAAWIVGTTFLVLVVPLIIEMDREAQFNELELQQASLLGSPKWCENNK comes from the exons ATGTCATCCGACGCCGGAATCCTCTCGCGCGTCTCCTCCTCCGTCTCGGAGTCTCCTATCGTCTACAAAGGCAAGAAGGCGGCCTCCGACACCGCCTTTGTCGCCTCCAAACTCCTCAAGAGCACCGGAAAAGCCGCTTGGATCGTCGGCACCACCTTCCTCGTCCTCGTCGTCCCCCTCATTATTGAAATGGACCGTGAGGCTCAGTTCAACGAGCTCGAGCTGCAGCAGGCTAGCTTGCTTGGTTCCCCTAA GTGGTGTGAGAACAATAAATAA
- the LOC125210076 gene encoding pantoate--beta-alanine ligase isoform X2, protein MENKEPLIITDKDDMRRWSRSARAQGKIVGFIPTMGYLHEGHLSLVQECKQHSNLTVVSIYVNPGQFSPNEDLSTYPSDFIGDINKLKNKADGVDVVFHPKDLYDYGKHDGVVNARRNDLEEGKVVSCVENSGQGHETWVRVERLEKGLCGSSRPVFFRGVATIVTKLFNIVEPDVAVFGKKDYQQWRIIERMVRDLDFGIKIIGAELLRDPDGLAKSSRNVHLSPEQRKKIVDQESLEVLEEIKSPAVFCIAAWFGNVRLLDNMEIVV, encoded by the exons ATGGAAAATAAAGAGCCATTGATAATAACAGACAAAGATGATATGAGACGATGGTCAAGGTCCGCGAGGGCCCAAGGCAAGATTGTTGGCTTTATCCCCACTATGGGTTATCTCCATGAAGGCCATCTTTCTCTCGTCCAAGAATGCAAGCAACACTCCAACCTCACGGTTGTCTCAATCTATGTAAATCCAGGGCAATTCTCCCCCAATGAGGACCTCTCCACTTACCCTTCAGATTTTATAGGCGATATTAACAAATTGAAGAACAAAGCTGATGGTGTCGATGTTGTTTTCCACCCAAAAGATTTGTACGATTATGGGAAACATGATGGTGTTGTGAATGCAAGGAGAAATGATCTAGAAGAGGGAAAGGTGGTGTCTTGCGTGGAAAACAGTGGACAGGGTCACGAGACATGGGTCCGAGTTGAAAGATTGGAGAAGGGGTTGTGTGGGAGTAGTAGACCTGTTTTCTTTAGAGGGGTTGCAACTATTGTAACCAAGTTGTTCAATATAGTTGAACCTGATGTTGCTGTATTTGGGAAGAAGGATTATCAGCAATGGAGGATTATAGAAAGGATG GTACGAGATCTTGATTTCGGCATTAAAATTATTGGCGCAGAGCTATTGCGTGACCCTGATGGCCTTGCAAAGAGTTCACGTAATGTGCACCTTTCACCGGAACAGAGGAAGAAG ATTGTAGACCAAGAAAGTTTGGAAGTGCTGGAAGAGATCAAGAGCCCTGCAGTGTTTTGTATTGCTGCGTGGTTTGGAAATGTCAGGCTCCTCGACAACATGGAGATCGTCGTCTAG
- the LOC125205351 gene encoding mitochondrial import receptor subunit TOM9-2 isoform X3 has protein sequence MSSDAGILSRVSSSVSESPIVYKGKKAASDTAFVASKLLKSTGKAAWIVGTTFLVLVVPLIIEMDREAQFNELELQQASLLGSPN, from the exons ATGTCATCCGACGCCGGAATCCTCTCGCGCGTCTCCTCCTCCGTCTCGGAGTCTCCTATCGTCTACAAAGGCAAGAAGGCGGCCTCCGACACCGCCTTTGTCGCCTCCAAACTCCTCAAGAGCACCGGAAAAGCCGCTTGGATCGTCGGCACCACCTTCCTCGTCCTCGTCGTCCCCCTCATTATTGAAATGGACCGTGAGGCTCAGTTCAACGAGCTCGAGCTGCAGCAGGCTAGCTTGCTTGGTTCCCCTAA TTAA
- the LOC125210076 gene encoding pantoate--beta-alanine ligase isoform X1 — protein MENKEPLIITDKDDMRRWSRSARAQGKIVGFIPTMGYLHEGHLSLVQECKQHSNLTVVSIYVNPGQFSPNEDLSTYPSDFIGDINKLKNKADGVDVVFHPKDLYDYGKHDGVVNARRNDLEEGKVVSCVENSGQGHETWVRVERLEKGLCGSSRPVFFRGVATIVTKLFNIVEPDVAVFGKKDYQQWRIIERMVRDLDFGIKIIGAELLRDPDGLAKSSRNVHLSPEQRKKATSISESLFHAKTAAQKGQVVCIELKDLVIKTIHEAGGKVDYAEIVDQESLEVLEEIKSPAVFCIAAWFGNVRLLDNMEIVV, from the exons ATGGAAAATAAAGAGCCATTGATAATAACAGACAAAGATGATATGAGACGATGGTCAAGGTCCGCGAGGGCCCAAGGCAAGATTGTTGGCTTTATCCCCACTATGGGTTATCTCCATGAAGGCCATCTTTCTCTCGTCCAAGAATGCAAGCAACACTCCAACCTCACGGTTGTCTCAATCTATGTAAATCCAGGGCAATTCTCCCCCAATGAGGACCTCTCCACTTACCCTTCAGATTTTATAGGCGATATTAACAAATTGAAGAACAAAGCTGATGGTGTCGATGTTGTTTTCCACCCAAAAGATTTGTACGATTATGGGAAACATGATGGTGTTGTGAATGCAAGGAGAAATGATCTAGAAGAGGGAAAGGTGGTGTCTTGCGTGGAAAACAGTGGACAGGGTCACGAGACATGGGTCCGAGTTGAAAGATTGGAGAAGGGGTTGTGTGGGAGTAGTAGACCTGTTTTCTTTAGAGGGGTTGCAACTATTGTAACCAAGTTGTTCAATATAGTTGAACCTGATGTTGCTGTATTTGGGAAGAAGGATTATCAGCAATGGAGGATTATAGAAAGGATG GTACGAGATCTTGATTTCGGCATTAAAATTATTGGCGCAGAGCTATTGCGTGACCCTGATGGCCTTGCAAAGAGTTCACGTAATGTGCACCTTTCACCGGAACAGAGGAAGAAG GCAACATCAATTAGTGAGTCACTGTTCCATGCTAAAACTGCTGCACAGAAGGGCCAAGTAGTTTGCATAGAATTGAAGGATTTAGTTATCAAGACCATACATGAAGCTGGTGGAAAAGTTGATTATGCTGAG ATTGTAGACCAAGAAAGTTTGGAAGTGCTGGAAGAGATCAAGAGCCCTGCAGTGTTTTGTATTGCTGCGTGGTTTGGAAATGTCAGGCTCCTCGACAACATGGAGATCGTCGTCTAG
- the LOC125205351 gene encoding mitochondrial import receptor subunit TOM9-2 isoform X2 yields the protein MSSDAGILSRVSSSVSESPIVYKGKKAASDTAFVASKLLKSTGKAAWIVGTTFLVLVVPLIIEMDREAQFNELELQQASLLGSPKNC from the exons ATGTCATCCGACGCCGGAATCCTCTCGCGCGTCTCCTCCTCCGTCTCGGAGTCTCCTATCGTCTACAAAGGCAAGAAGGCGGCCTCCGACACCGCCTTTGTCGCCTCCAAACTCCTCAAGAGCACCGGAAAAGCCGCTTGGATCGTCGGCACCACCTTCCTCGTCCTCGTCGTCCCCCTCATTATTGAAATGGACCGTGAGGCTCAGTTCAACGAGCTCGAGCTGCAGCAGGCTAGCTTGCTTGGTTCCCCTAA AAATTGCTAG